The Callithrix jacchus isolate 240 chromosome X, calJac240_pri, whole genome shotgun sequence genome contains a region encoding:
- the GPR119 gene encoding glucose-dependent insulinotropic receptor — protein MESSFSFGVILAVLASLIIATNTLVAVAVLLLIHKNDGVNLCFTLNLAVADTLIGVAISGLLTEQLSSSSQPTQKTLCSLRMAFVTSSAAASVLTVMLITFDRYLAIKQPLRYLKIMSGFVAGACIAGLWLVSYLIGFLPIGVPMFQQTPYKEPCSFFAVFHPRFVLALSCVGFFPAMLLFVFFYCDMLKIASMHSQQIRKMEHARAMAGGYRPPRTPSDFKALRTVSVLIGSFTLSWTPFLITGIVQVACQECRLYPVLEQYLWLLGVGNSLLNPLIYAYWQKEVRLQLYHMALGVKKVLTSFLLFLLARNDGLERPRESSCHIVTISNSEFDG, from the coding sequence ATGGAGTCATCTTTCTCATTTGGAGTGATCCTTGCTGTCCTGGCCTCCCTCATCATTGCTACTAACACACTAGTGGCTGTGGCTGTGCTGCTACTGATTCACAAGAATGATGGTGTCAATCTCTGCTTCACCTTGAATCTGGCTgtggctgacaccttgattggCGTGGCCATCTCTGGCCTACTCACAGAACAGCTCTCCAGCTCTTCTCAGCCCACACAGAAGACCCTGTGCAGCCTGCGAATGGCATTTGTCACTTCCTCTGCAGCTGCCTCTGTCCTCACAGTCATGCTGATCACCTTTGACAGGTACCTTGCCATCAAGCAGCCCCTCCGCTACCTGAAGATCATGAGTGGGTTTGTGGCCGGGGCCTGCATTGCTGGGCTGTGGTTGGTGTCTTACCTCATTGGCTTCCTCCCAATTGGAGTCCCTATGTTCCAGCAGACCCCCTACAAAGAGCCCTGCAGCTTCTTTGCCGTATTTCACCCTCGCTTCGTGCTAGCCCTCTCCTGTGTTGGCTTCTTCCCAGCCATGctcctctttgttttcttctattgtGACATGCTCAAGATTGCCTCCATGCACAGCCAGCAAATCCGAAAGATGGAACATGCAAGAGCCATGGCTGGAGGTTATCGACCCCCACGGACTCCCAGCGACTTCAAAGCTCTGCGCACTGTGTCTGTACTCATTGGGAGCTTCACTCTATCCTGGACCCCCTTCCTTATCACTGGCATTGTGCAGGTGGCCTGCCAGGAGTGTCGCCTCTACCCAGTGCTGGAACAGTACCTGTGGTTGCTCGGTGTGGGCAACTCCCTGCTCAACCCACTCATCTATGCCTATTGGCAGAAAGAGGTGCGACTACAGCTCTACCACATGGCCCTGGGAGTAAAGAAGGTGCTCACCtcattcctcctctttctcttggcCAGGAATGATGGCCTAGAGAGGCCCAGGGAAAGTTCCTGTCACATTGTCACTATCTCCAACTCAGAGTTCGATGGCTAA